In the Candidatus Nitrospira nitrosa genome, one interval contains:
- a CDS encoding DegT/DnrJ/EryC1/StrS family aminotransferase, with the protein MSNENIPFLDLVSVHRQLQDELVDVLKTALKSAGFIGGPMVQGFEEEFARFCEARFCVGLGSGTDALRFALIAAGVKSGDIVITVPNTFIATTEAISQAGARPDFVDVDSKTYTMDPEQLREYLERKCRWNPKTRQVSHNATGRPITAIVPVHLYGQMADMDPILELATQYNLKVVEDACQAQGAEYFSQKENRWCKAGSMGHAAAFSFYPGKNLGACGEAGAMTTNDEQLTHTCRLLRDHGQSKKYFHDIEGYNGRLDAIQAGFLQVKLKHLATWNEQRRQAAERYAKLFAGAEGLVTLPHQPSWARSVYHLYVVQVDDRARLQQNLNDVGIGTGIHYPVALHLTKAYKELGFRVGDFPVTERSVGHILSLPMFPGLTTIQQDRVVSEVLRALSVEASSAN; encoded by the coding sequence ATGAGTAACGAAAACATCCCGTTTTTGGATCTGGTCTCAGTTCATCGTCAGTTACAGGACGAGCTGGTTGACGTACTGAAAACCGCTCTCAAGAGCGCTGGGTTTATTGGCGGTCCGATGGTGCAAGGCTTTGAAGAAGAGTTTGCCAGATTCTGCGAGGCAAGATTCTGTGTTGGCCTGGGAAGTGGCACTGACGCCCTTCGGTTCGCCCTCATCGCGGCCGGTGTGAAGTCCGGAGACATCGTCATTACCGTTCCTAATACATTTATTGCCACGACCGAAGCCATCTCTCAAGCAGGCGCCCGTCCAGATTTCGTCGATGTCGATTCGAAAACCTACACCATGGATCCTGAGCAATTGCGCGAGTATCTGGAACGCAAATGCAGGTGGAATCCAAAGACACGACAAGTCTCACACAATGCAACCGGCAGACCGATCACGGCCATTGTTCCAGTCCATCTCTATGGCCAGATGGCTGACATGGACCCCATTCTTGAGTTGGCGACCCAGTACAACCTCAAAGTGGTTGAGGATGCCTGCCAAGCACAGGGAGCGGAGTACTTTTCACAGAAGGAGAATCGCTGGTGCAAGGCCGGGTCAATGGGACATGCCGCTGCATTCAGCTTTTATCCTGGCAAGAATCTGGGAGCCTGCGGTGAGGCCGGAGCAATGACGACCAATGATGAACAGCTCACCCATACTTGCCGACTCTTGCGGGACCACGGACAATCCAAAAAGTACTTCCATGACATCGAAGGCTATAATGGTCGGCTTGATGCGATCCAGGCAGGATTCCTGCAGGTCAAACTAAAACATCTTGCAACATGGAACGAACAACGCCGTCAAGCGGCAGAGCGATACGCCAAGTTGTTCGCAGGAGCTGAGGGGCTCGTCACGTTACCACATCAGCCAAGCTGGGCACGGTCGGTCTATCATCTCTATGTTGTGCAGGTTGACGACCGTGCGCGACTCCAACAAAATCTGAACGACGTTGGTATCGGGACAGGGATTCATTATCCTGTCGCACTGCACCTCACAAAAGCGTACAAAGAACTCGGGTTTCGAGTCGGCGACTTTCCGGTCACCGAGCGGTCAGTGGGACATATTCTGTCGCTTCCGATGTTCCCTGGACTCACCACCATCCAACAAGACAGGGTGGTGTCCGAGGTGTTGCGTGCCCTCTCGGTCGAAGCGTCCTCCGCGAATTGA
- a CDS encoding UDP-glucose dehydrogenase family protein, with translation MKISIIGTGYVGIVTGACFAEKGHHVLCVDIDQDKVDLINNGTAPIYERGLDDLLKRHAGDRLRATTDLADAVQQTDLSMIAVGTPFDGNEIDLTYIKNVSKQLGYALKAKPGYHVVLVKSTVVPGTTDDVVLPILEQASGKKAGADFGVGMNPEFLTEGEAVNEFMYPDRIVLGGIDQRTIERQAALYQGFPDVEVLRTNNKTAEMIKYAANSLLATCISFSNEIANLCAAIKDVDVVDVMHGVHVSRYLSVQLPDHTRIQPPVSSFLAAGCGFGGSCFPKDVKALAAHGQKHHVPMDLLNAVLTINERQPQQVIRILKKQFPSLHGVRISILGLSFRPDTNDMRESPAIPIIRALLREGARVKGYDPVAADEARKLFSPQELELSQTLAEGLTQADAVVLVTRWEEFLKVPDLLKHLTPRPLFVDGRRLLSKASIPGYAGIGLETT, from the coding sequence ATGAAGATCTCAATCATCGGAACGGGCTATGTTGGAATTGTGACAGGGGCTTGTTTCGCGGAAAAAGGCCACCATGTGCTGTGTGTCGATATCGATCAGGACAAGGTTGACTTGATCAACAATGGAACTGCCCCAATCTATGAACGGGGCCTTGATGATTTACTGAAACGCCATGCCGGAGACAGGCTGCGCGCCACAACTGATCTGGCCGATGCCGTTCAACAGACTGACCTGTCGATGATAGCCGTAGGGACACCTTTCGACGGAAATGAAATCGACCTGACATACATCAAGAATGTGTCCAAGCAACTTGGCTATGCCTTGAAGGCCAAACCTGGCTACCATGTGGTGCTCGTGAAGAGCACAGTCGTTCCAGGGACAACAGATGACGTGGTCTTACCGATTCTTGAGCAAGCGTCCGGGAAAAAAGCTGGTGCTGACTTCGGAGTGGGCATGAACCCGGAGTTTCTTACAGAAGGTGAGGCGGTCAACGAATTCATGTATCCGGACCGCATTGTCCTGGGGGGCATAGACCAACGAACGATTGAACGGCAGGCCGCCTTGTACCAAGGGTTCCCTGATGTGGAAGTGCTACGTACCAACAACAAAACGGCTGAAATGATCAAGTACGCGGCCAATAGCTTATTGGCAACCTGCATCTCATTCTCCAATGAGATTGCCAATCTCTGTGCTGCCATCAAAGATGTCGATGTGGTTGATGTGATGCATGGTGTGCATGTTAGTCGCTATTTAAGCGTTCAATTGCCCGATCACACACGTATTCAGCCGCCGGTTTCATCATTTCTTGCCGCCGGGTGTGGATTTGGAGGCAGTTGTTTCCCCAAAGACGTGAAAGCGCTTGCGGCCCATGGACAGAAGCATCACGTGCCGATGGATCTGCTGAACGCCGTGCTCACGATTAATGAGCGGCAGCCGCAACAGGTCATTCGTATTCTCAAGAAGCAGTTTCCTTCCTTGCATGGTGTCCGTATCAGCATCCTCGGTCTGTCATTTCGACCTGACACGAATGATATGCGGGAATCTCCTGCCATTCCGATCATACGAGCGTTGTTGCGAGAAGGGGCGAGAGTAAAAGGTTATGATCCGGTCGCCGCAGATGAGGCTCGCAAGCTGTTTTCTCCTCAGGAACTCGAACTAAGCCAGACACTGGCTGAAGGATTGACACAAGCCGATGCGGTTGTGCTGGTCACCCGATGGGAGGAATTTCTCAAGGTTCCGGATCTGCTCAAGCATCTCACCCCACGGCCTCTGTTTGTCGATGGACGCCGTCTGCTGAGTAAAGCATCAATTCCAGGATACGCAGGAATTGGATTGGAGACAACATGA
- a CDS encoding LbetaH domain-containing protein, with protein sequence MPSSTEDSKTSTTASNAFTCIAPDVRLGKNVKFSKFINLYGCEVGDDTKIGAFVEIQKNAKVGKRCKISSHTFICEGVTIEDEVFIGHNVTFVNDMFPRATTNGALQTEADWRVETTLVKRGASIGSGVTILANVVIGEYALIGAGAVVTKDVPAHAVVSGNPGRVMRYFESRGQQ encoded by the coding sequence ATGCCGAGTTCGACTGAGGATTCGAAGACGAGTACGACAGCCTCTAACGCGTTTACCTGCATTGCACCAGATGTCAGGCTTGGGAAGAATGTGAAATTCTCAAAATTCATCAATCTTTATGGGTGTGAAGTGGGCGACGACACCAAAATCGGAGCATTTGTGGAGATTCAAAAAAACGCCAAAGTCGGGAAACGATGCAAGATATCGAGCCATACGTTCATTTGCGAGGGGGTGACGATTGAAGACGAGGTCTTTATCGGACACAACGTCACATTCGTCAATGATATGTTTCCTCGCGCCACCACCAACGGGGCTCTCCAGACTGAAGCCGATTGGAGAGTCGAAACAACGCTGGTGAAACGGGGAGCATCGATCGGGTCAGGAGTGACGATTCTTGCCAACGTGGTGATCGGAGAATATGCGCTCATCGGAGCCGGTGCAGTCGTGACGAAAGACGTGCCGGCCCATGCCGTCGTATCAGGGAATCCAGGTAGGGTAATGCGATATTTTGAATCAAGGGGGCAGCAATGA
- a CDS encoding NAD-dependent epimerase/dehydratase family protein: MNSNDVVQGDLDRMCRDLKEEFTALSGKRILITGGAGFLGHYFVQAVLHWNAHNDLGESPIQVVVFDNFSRGMPGWLSELEKDRNLLLVRHDIRSPLPANVGDIQFVIHAASIASPTYYKRDPIGTMDANVNGLRMLLEYARNQQSTKTPVEGFLFFSSSEIYGDPTPDNIPTPETYRGFVSCTGPRACYDEAKRYGETLCVNFAHQYGIPVKVARPFNNYGPGLKISDRRVIPDFARDIMSDRDIVMLSDGSPKRTFCYSSDAVTGYYKALVKGHHGEAYNIGVETPEISMGELAEKLTAFAKDLFGYKGRVIRRASEDASYLIDNPNRRCPVITKARNHLGYHPSVALDEGLKRSLIWYQGNPDAQDA; the protein is encoded by the coding sequence ATGAATTCCAATGACGTCGTACAGGGTGATCTTGATCGGATGTGTAGAGACCTGAAGGAAGAGTTCACGGCACTCTCAGGAAAGCGCATCTTGATTACGGGTGGAGCCGGTTTCCTTGGACATTACTTTGTTCAGGCCGTGCTGCACTGGAACGCCCATAACGATCTGGGCGAGTCTCCAATCCAAGTCGTGGTATTCGATAACTTTAGTCGAGGTATGCCTGGGTGGCTTTCGGAGTTGGAAAAGGATCGCAATCTGTTGCTGGTACGGCACGATATTCGTAGTCCGCTTCCGGCCAATGTGGGTGATATTCAGTTTGTCATCCATGCAGCCTCGATCGCATCGCCGACATACTATAAACGAGATCCTATCGGGACCATGGATGCGAACGTCAACGGCCTGCGCATGTTGCTCGAGTACGCCCGCAATCAACAATCCACGAAGACCCCAGTCGAAGGGTTCCTATTTTTTTCAAGCAGTGAAATTTATGGAGATCCGACGCCGGACAATATTCCGACCCCGGAAACCTATCGTGGGTTCGTGTCATGTACCGGCCCGCGTGCCTGCTATGACGAGGCAAAGCGGTATGGTGAAACATTGTGCGTCAATTTTGCACATCAGTATGGAATCCCTGTGAAGGTCGCAAGACCATTCAACAACTACGGTCCTGGCCTGAAGATTAGTGATCGTCGTGTCATTCCTGACTTTGCGCGGGACATTATGAGTGATCGAGACATTGTAATGCTCTCAGATGGATCACCAAAACGAACATTTTGTTATTCGTCGGATGCCGTGACCGGGTACTACAAGGCTCTTGTCAAAGGACATCACGGTGAAGCGTACAACATCGGTGTCGAAACACCTGAAATTTCAATGGGTGAGTTAGCAGAAAAGTTGACGGCGTTTGCCAAAGATCTTTTCGGGTACAAGGGAAGAGTCATTCGTCGGGCAAGTGAAGATGCGAGCTATCTTATCGATAACCCAAATCGACGCTGTCCCGTCATCACCAAAGCGCGTAACCATCTAGGCTATCACCCCAGTGTCGCTCTCGACGAAGGCTTGAAACGGTCACTCATCTGGTATCAAGGCAATCCTGATGCACAGGATGCCTAG
- the rfbC gene encoding dTDP-4-dehydrorhamnose 3,5-epimerase, whose translation MIFHETKLKGAYLIDLDRIADERGFFSRRWCTKEFARHGLNPAVVQVNIGHNTKKGTVRGMHFQIDPNSEVKLVYCSRGSLYDVIIDLREGSPTHGQWIGAELTAENARMLYVPEGFAHGYQTLEDETDLVYQTSQFYAKESATGVRFNDPAFGIIWPLPVSTVSSGDQSWADYQKEAHKAHG comes from the coding sequence ATGATCTTTCACGAAACCAAGCTCAAAGGCGCCTACCTCATCGATCTAGACAGAATCGCTGATGAGCGCGGGTTTTTCTCACGCCGTTGGTGTACCAAGGAATTTGCGCGACATGGGCTGAACCCAGCCGTTGTTCAAGTCAATATCGGCCACAATACAAAAAAAGGCACAGTGCGTGGCATGCATTTCCAGATCGATCCAAACAGCGAGGTCAAACTTGTCTACTGCTCAAGAGGGTCACTGTATGACGTTATCATTGACCTGCGTGAAGGATCTCCGACCCACGGACAGTGGATCGGGGCTGAGCTGACGGCCGAGAACGCTCGTATGCTGTATGTGCCGGAAGGATTCGCACATGGGTACCAAACGTTGGAGGATGAGACCGACCTTGTCTATCAGACCTCACAATTTTATGCCAAGGAATCGGCCACAGGCGTGAGATTCAACGATCCCGCCTTTGGCATTATATGGCCTTTACCGGTGAGCACGGTCTCCAGCGGAGATCAAAGCTGGGCTGATTACCAAAAGGAGGCACACAAGGCACATGGGTGA